The stretch of DNA AATAGGCATGGTTTTATAAATCCATGCACCTTTATATTTCCCTGAATACTTAAGCATATTAATTGAACCAGGAATAATCAAATTACACATGTAGACTGATAGATACCATTTACTAGAAGCTAATTGTGCGTATGAGGAAAATTGCATTTCATTAAAGAGAAAAACAAATGGCAGAACTAGCGATATCCCTAAAGAAGGATAGACTTTTAAACGAAATTCCCGCTCATTCCTCATCATGTTATTAGCAAAACGAAAAAAGGATTTCTCTTCCTGCGTACGGCACAAATAATTGGCAACATGATCTTTCCATTTCCTCTCAACACGTTTACTTTTCCCACTATGGTTAGCAAGTTTCTGAATGTTCCTTTCAAAAGCAGGCATCATTTTGTTATAAACGATGAAAGATAGGATTGGAACAAGGAATGCCAGAGTTGAAAACCCAATTAGATAGTTATTGATGTTTTTGTGAAGCAATAATTCGAACGTTGCCCCAAACCAAATCGGTGGAATAAAATATTGCCACCAGCTGGCATTGAAAACGATATCCAATTCAATTAGCGAAAAAGACCTTGCCAAAATTTGATACCCTATTATTATTGAGATGGAAAGCCCGATTTGAACGTAATTAATAATATCCTTGAGTTTTTCACCATCAAAAAATCTTAAAATATAAAAATAGATTACAGCAGTTAACACAACAATAAATAAATCCAATAGAAACAGTTCCAATACTGCAAGAATTAAGAATAAGACTCCATGCTCGATTGTCCCGACAACTAGTGGTACTGCTGTTAAGGCACCCGTCAAAAAAAGTAAGTAAATACAAATATGTATTGTTTTTGCCGCGTTAATGGTTCGTCTATCCACTGGCTTTGTCAGTAGAATCCCCTTATCTCTTAAATCCAGGAGAACGGTCGAAAAGTCTGAAATCATTGATGTCATAACAAGAAACATGACGATACCAAAAAATATACTCATTTGAAAAAAGTAATTATCACCAAAGGTAACAACTGGAATTAGCATGATCCCTAATAATGCATACATCCACAGGGACTTCATAAAGCCATTTTCTTCTGCAGGCTTGTTCTTCTTCTTTGTCTGTTGGTTAAATATAGTAGGTATCTTCCTCCCATCTATTGTTAGCTTCATAGCTAATATTCTTCGCATTAACGGATAATTAATATCAAAGCGTTCAAATACTTCACTAAAAACATCTAATACTTTTAATGTTTTAAAATCTTTCATCGCTCATTTATACCTCTTGAACGATGGAGACAAATTCCTCAGCAATAGCTTTATATTGATCAAAACCAGTCAGCTGATTAAATATCTGTTCCAATGTCCCTTCCTTATTTTGTTCCTTGAGTTCATTAAAGCTTCCATCCGCGACAATTTTCCCATCATTTATTAAAATGATTCTATTACTAATTTTCTCTACCACGTCCATGATATGAGAAGAGTAAAAGATTGTTTTTCCCTGTGCTGCAAGCTGGGCCATAATCTCCTTAAAGATCATCACACTATTCGCATCAAGACCGCTCAATGGCTCGTCTAAAAAAAGCAAATCAGGATTATGTAGTAAACTTGAGATTATGAGGACCTTTTGCCTCATCCCCTTCGAGTAAGAAGAAATACGAGAAAAATAGACTTCTTCTAATCCGAAGATTTCCATTAATTTTTGAGCCTTTTCATCTGCTGCTCCATAATCCAGCCCATAAAGTTCGCCTATAAAAGTTAAATACTCATGAGCGGTAAGATTATCATAAAGTTCTGCAATTTCAGGAACATACCCAATCTTCCTTTTATAATCAATACTAGTATCAGTAATCTCCTCGCCAAATACTTCCACTTTACCTGAATAATTGCCCTCAAGACCTAGTAAAATCTTAATCGTCGTGCTTTTCCCGGCTCCATTAGGGCCAATATATCCAATAATCTGGCCGCGATTAACCGATAAATCAATTCCCTTCAATACCTCATTTGTTCCGTAATTCTTTTTTAGATTCTTTAAACTTAGCACTGTTTCGATATTAATCACCCTTTCCATAAAACTGGTAGTTTCATATTAACATAATTTTCCTATACTAATGCAAAAAAGGGCTGTTATCCGTTGGATAATAGCCCTTTACACTATTTATTTTTACTTAAAAAATATAGATAGCACTTAACCATAAAATAGCTTACTTCTTCAGGCAATAAATCTTTGATTGGCTTTAACCGGGAACGACCAGCTTCTTCTACTGCTTTTTGCAGCAATGGAATATACTCTGCCGGGATTAGTTTGGAAAAATCAACTTCCAATCCTTGTTGAGCACATTGAATCAAATGGGTTTCAACCGTGCTCAGTGCTAACTCGCGTTTTTCTGCAATTTGTTCTATTGATAAGTTTTGCTGATGGAACTGCAAGGTCTCTAAATGCGAGTCACCAACAGCCTTTTTCGCCGCTTTTTTAGGAGCAGCAGTTTGACCCTGCTCCGGCTGGCGTTCTGGATGGGCTTCGCAAAATTGACGGATGGCTTGAATAAATTCAAGTACATATTTCTGCAATTTCAGTTCTCCGACACCGCTCACTGTTATGAATTCTTCGTTTGTTTTTGGCAGTTTAGCACACATATCCTTAAGTGATGCATCAGAAAAAATAACAAACGGAGGTACATTTTCTCTTTCTGCAATCGCTCTTCTTACTTCTCGTAACGTTTCAAATAACGGATCATCCTTTGAAATTTCTCTAACTTTAACGGTTTCTCGGCGGTGAACTTTTTCCTTCCCTAGCAAGACGTCTTTCCCTTTTGGAGATACATATAGTGTTGGAAATTGTCCTTGTTCGATTGCTATTAATTCTTGTGAGATCAAGAACTCGATAAAATCGGTGACTTCTTTCAAACCTTTTTCCTTCATAATTCCATAAGTGGTAAGCTTGTCAAAACCCATTTCAGTTACCTTTTTATTTTTTGAACCTGTTAATACTTGTGCTGTTAGTGTTTTTCCAAAACGCTGTCCCATCCGAATCAAACAAGACATGACCATTTGCGCTTCCGTCGTTACATCGTTGCTTGAGCGAGAATCGAGACAGTTACCACACCTTCCACAGGACTCGGTTTCGATTTCACCAAAATATTTTAGAATAAATTCCTGAAGACAATTTTCTGTATGGCAATAAGCAACCATCTGCTGCAGCTTTTCTAATTCTTGTGTTATCCGTGTTCTGTCGCTGGATTGATCAATTAAAAAGCGCTGGACTTGTACATCCTGTGAGGAATAAAGCAGGATACATTCACTCTCTAGTCCATCTCGCC from Neobacillus sp. CF12 encodes:
- a CDS encoding ABC transporter ATP-binding protein is translated as MERVINIETVLSLKNLKKNYGTNEVLKGIDLSVNRGQIIGYIGPNGAGKSTTIKILLGLEGNYSGKVEVFGEEITDTSIDYKRKIGYVPEIAELYDNLTAHEYLTFIGELYGLDYGAADEKAQKLMEIFGLEEVYFSRISSYSKGMRQKVLIISSLLHNPDLLFLDEPLSGLDANSVMIFKEIMAQLAAQGKTIFYSSHIMDVVEKISNRIILINDGKIVADGSFNELKEQNKEGTLEQIFNQLTGFDQYKAIAEEFVSIVQEV
- the recQ gene encoding DNA helicase RecQ; this translates as MFEKAQRLLETHFGYSSFRNGQERAIQSVLAGENTICVMPTGGGKSICYQIPALVLPGTTIVISPLISLMKDQVDTLVQVGIPATFINSSLSYNEAYERIREAKQGKYKLLYIAPERLESREFIEDLKQMDIPLVAVDEAHCISQWGHDFRPSYRHIQQMVFSLPQRPNVLALTATATPKVREDICETLDIDEENSIITGFERENLSFAVIKGQDRLPYLKDYLKKNEKEAGIIYAATRKNVDQLYERLKKENINVARYHAGMGDAERIREQDRFLKDEASVMVATSAFGMGIDKSNIRYVLHFQLPKNMESYYQEAGRAGRDGLESECILLYSSQDVQVQRFLIDQSSDRTRITQELEKLQQMVAYCHTENCLQEFILKYFGEIETESCGRCGNCLDSRSSNDVTTEAQMVMSCLIRMGQRFGKTLTAQVLTGSKNKKVTEMGFDKLTTYGIMKEKGLKEVTDFIEFLISQELIAIEQGQFPTLYVSPKGKDVLLGKEKVHRRETVKVREISKDDPLFETLREVRRAIAERENVPPFVIFSDASLKDMCAKLPKTNEEFITVSGVGELKLQKYVLEFIQAIRQFCEAHPERQPEQGQTAAPKKAAKKAVGDSHLETLQFHQQNLSIEQIAEKRELALSTVETHLIQCAQQGLEVDFSKLIPAEYIPLLQKAVEEAGRSRLKPIKDLLPEEVSYFMVKCYLYFLSKNK